The Arachis hypogaea cultivar Tifrunner chromosome 19, arahy.Tifrunner.gnm2.J5K5, whole genome shotgun sequence genome has a window encoding:
- the LOC112776506 gene encoding uncharacterized protein isoform X2, producing MAGVEERLGNLLALSTSLQISFSFSLSLSISLALSIVLLRSLNLSLVLTNSRVTFVVLCFESSSQRFHPLLNSRLGSGGSNANNQWHGFFKLLKKGPQMPFQPFHPLKKDVSKLSRRKSKRVREDLILSSFDSEFANFKSSWKNFTLSELQAATDDFNHGTKVEEILRQSTDVEEVDRRVQEYEQASRRYEAAGWIRKMVKVVAGCGESY from the exons ATGGCTGGGGTGGAAGAAAGATTGGGGAACCTGCTAGCGCTCTCAACATCACTCCAAATCTCGTTCTccttctcactctcactctcaatcTCACTGGCACTCTCGATCGTGCTCCTCCGCTCCTTGAATCTCTCTCTCGTTTTAACAAATTCTAGGGTTACATTTGTTGTTCTCTGTTTTGAG TCGTCTTCTCAGCGGTTCCATCCTTTACTCAATTCACGGCTTG GAAGTGGTGGTTCTAATGCTAACAACCAATGGCATGGTTTCTTCAAGCTTCTCAAGAAAGGCCCACAGATGCCATTTCAACCATTTCACCCTCTTAAGAAGGATGTTTCTAAGTTAAGTAGAAGGAAGAGTAAGAGGGTTAGAGAGGatctcattctttcttcttttgactCTGAGTTTGCCAACTTCAAATCTTCATGGAAGAATTTCACTCTCTCTGAACTCCAGGCTGCAACTGATGACTTTAACCATG GAACTAAAGTTGAAGAAATTCTAAGGCAGTCAACAGATGTCGAAGAGGTTGATAGGAGAGTTCAAGAATATGAGCAAG CATCTAGAAGATATGAAGCAGCAGGGTGGATTAGAAAAATGGTTAAAGTTGTTGCAG GTTGTGGAGAGTCCTATTGA
- the LOC112776506 gene encoding uncharacterized protein isoform X3 has product MRSRLLSGSILYSIHGLGIRLGSANPKECFRSGGSNANNQWHGFFKLLKKGPQMPFQPFHPLKKDVSKLSRRKSKRVREDLILSSFDSEFANFKSSWKNFTLSELQAATDDFNHGRDKRPVKSLVVGRPILLALEDIDEGTKVEEILRQSTDVEEVDRRVQEYEQASRRYEAAGWIRKMVKVVAGCGESY; this is encoded by the exons ATGCGAAGTCGTCTTCTCAGCGGTTCCATCCTTTACTCAATTCACGGCTTG GGGATCCGGCTTGGAAGTGCAAATCCTAAGGAATGTTTCA GAAGTGGTGGTTCTAATGCTAACAACCAATGGCATGGTTTCTTCAAGCTTCTCAAGAAAGGCCCACAGATGCCATTTCAACCATTTCACCCTCTTAAGAAGGATGTTTCTAAGTTAAGTAGAAGGAAGAGTAAGAGGGTTAGAGAGGatctcattctttcttcttttgactCTGAGTTTGCCAACTTCAAATCTTCATGGAAGAATTTCACTCTCTCTGAACTCCAGGCTGCAACTGATGACTTTAACCATG GGAGGGACAAGCGTCCAGTTAAGTCTTTGGTTGTTGGAAGGCCAATTCTTCTAGCACTGGAAGATATTGATGAAG GAACTAAAGTTGAAGAAATTCTAAGGCAGTCAACAGATGTCGAAGAGGTTGATAGGAGAGTTCAAGAATATGAGCAAG CATCTAGAAGATATGAAGCAGCAGGGTGGATTAGAAAAATGGTTAAAGTTGTTGCAG GTTGTGGAGAGTCCTATTGA
- the LOC112776506 gene encoding uncharacterized protein isoform X4, whose product MRSRLLSGSILYSIHGLGIRLGSANPKECFRSGGSNANNQWHGFFKLLKKGPQMPFQPFHPLKKDVSKLSRRKSKRVREDLILSSFDSEFANFKSSWKNFTLSELQAATDDFNHGTKVEEILRQSTDVEEVDRRVQEYEQASRRYEAAGWIRKMVKVVAGCGESY is encoded by the exons ATGCGAAGTCGTCTTCTCAGCGGTTCCATCCTTTACTCAATTCACGGCTTG GGGATCCGGCTTGGAAGTGCAAATCCTAAGGAATGTTTCA GAAGTGGTGGTTCTAATGCTAACAACCAATGGCATGGTTTCTTCAAGCTTCTCAAGAAAGGCCCACAGATGCCATTTCAACCATTTCACCCTCTTAAGAAGGATGTTTCTAAGTTAAGTAGAAGGAAGAGTAAGAGGGTTAGAGAGGatctcattctttcttcttttgactCTGAGTTTGCCAACTTCAAATCTTCATGGAAGAATTTCACTCTCTCTGAACTCCAGGCTGCAACTGATGACTTTAACCATG GAACTAAAGTTGAAGAAATTCTAAGGCAGTCAACAGATGTCGAAGAGGTTGATAGGAGAGTTCAAGAATATGAGCAAG CATCTAGAAGATATGAAGCAGCAGGGTGGATTAGAAAAATGGTTAAAGTTGTTGCAG GTTGTGGAGAGTCCTATTGA
- the LOC112776506 gene encoding uncharacterized protein isoform X1 has protein sequence MAGVEERLGNLLALSTSLQISFSFSLSLSISLALSIVLLRSLNLSLVLTNSRVTFVVLCFESSSQRFHPLLNSRLGSGGSNANNQWHGFFKLLKKGPQMPFQPFHPLKKDVSKLSRRKSKRVREDLILSSFDSEFANFKSSWKNFTLSELQAATDDFNHGRDKRPVKSLVVGRPILLALEDIDEGTKVEEILRQSTDVEEVDRRVQEYEQASRRYEAAGWIRKMVKVVAGCGESY, from the exons ATGGCTGGGGTGGAAGAAAGATTGGGGAACCTGCTAGCGCTCTCAACATCACTCCAAATCTCGTTCTccttctcactctcactctcaatcTCACTGGCACTCTCGATCGTGCTCCTCCGCTCCTTGAATCTCTCTCTCGTTTTAACAAATTCTAGGGTTACATTTGTTGTTCTCTGTTTTGAG TCGTCTTCTCAGCGGTTCCATCCTTTACTCAATTCACGGCTTG GAAGTGGTGGTTCTAATGCTAACAACCAATGGCATGGTTTCTTCAAGCTTCTCAAGAAAGGCCCACAGATGCCATTTCAACCATTTCACCCTCTTAAGAAGGATGTTTCTAAGTTAAGTAGAAGGAAGAGTAAGAGGGTTAGAGAGGatctcattctttcttcttttgactCTGAGTTTGCCAACTTCAAATCTTCATGGAAGAATTTCACTCTCTCTGAACTCCAGGCTGCAACTGATGACTTTAACCATG GGAGGGACAAGCGTCCAGTTAAGTCTTTGGTTGTTGGAAGGCCAATTCTTCTAGCACTGGAAGATATTGATGAAG GAACTAAAGTTGAAGAAATTCTAAGGCAGTCAACAGATGTCGAAGAGGTTGATAGGAGAGTTCAAGAATATGAGCAAG CATCTAGAAGATATGAAGCAGCAGGGTGGATTAGAAAAATGGTTAAAGTTGTTGCAG GTTGTGGAGAGTCCTATTGA